One genomic window of Microbacterium testaceum StLB037 includes the following:
- a CDS encoding DNA polymerase Y family protein, protein MQAPTRSLVLWFPDWPITAFVHEASSPPRDDAPVAVFAHNVVVACSAAARVQGVRRGQRRRDAQALCPALMVIAADPVRDARVFGPVVARIEDRAPGVQVVRPGLCALRARGPARYYGGEAEAARTLVDLLAAEGFFGVRASVADGIFTAGHAARAASSEEPVRVVPPGEAAPFLAPLSVAALDDEEMASLLARLGVHTLGAFAAMPVERVQERFGPRGVRLHSLAGGRDSQPVEPRTPPPELHRDVAFEPPLDLADQVAFGMRVAAEEFIAHLGAQNLVCTELRVVLSGERGERSERVWLHPGSFDAAAVVDRVRWQLAEDGQGIFGSGVAGVHIEPEAVDDAAHHSKGLFGAGPDERVHHALSRVQAMLGHRGVVTPTIGGGRWLAERQVLVPWGDRAVTAKDRARPWPGSLPDPLPATVYPEPRLVEVTDIAGAPVTVGERDVLSAPPAVLVTGERRSRIREWAGPWPISERGWDPLRRRRAHRFQVVDADGGAWLLVVEEGEWRAEGRYD, encoded by the coding sequence ATGCAGGCACCCACGCGCAGTCTCGTGCTGTGGTTCCCCGATTGGCCGATCACGGCGTTCGTGCACGAGGCGTCGTCACCACCGCGCGACGATGCTCCCGTCGCGGTGTTCGCCCACAACGTCGTCGTCGCCTGTTCGGCCGCCGCCCGCGTGCAGGGGGTGCGGCGGGGACAACGTCGACGCGACGCCCAGGCGCTCTGCCCCGCGCTCATGGTGATCGCCGCCGACCCGGTCCGCGACGCACGGGTCTTCGGCCCCGTGGTCGCGCGCATCGAAGACCGTGCGCCGGGGGTGCAGGTCGTCCGTCCCGGTCTCTGCGCGCTGCGGGCCCGAGGGCCCGCCCGGTATTACGGCGGCGAAGCCGAGGCCGCACGCACCCTCGTCGACCTCCTCGCCGCCGAGGGGTTCTTCGGAGTGCGCGCGAGCGTCGCCGACGGCATCTTCACCGCCGGTCATGCGGCCCGCGCCGCGTCCTCCGAGGAACCCGTGCGGGTGGTGCCGCCCGGTGAGGCCGCGCCCTTCCTCGCCCCGCTGTCGGTGGCGGCCCTCGACGACGAAGAGATGGCGAGTCTGCTCGCCCGGCTCGGCGTCCACACCCTCGGAGCTTTCGCCGCGATGCCCGTCGAGCGGGTGCAGGAGAGGTTCGGTCCGCGCGGGGTGCGGCTTCATTCCCTCGCCGGAGGGCGCGACTCCCAACCGGTCGAACCGCGTACTCCGCCACCGGAACTGCACCGCGACGTGGCGTTCGAACCCCCGCTCGACCTCGCCGATCAGGTCGCTTTCGGGATGCGCGTGGCGGCCGAGGAGTTCATCGCCCATCTCGGGGCCCAGAACCTCGTCTGCACCGAGCTTCGTGTCGTGCTTTCGGGCGAGCGCGGCGAACGCAGTGAGCGCGTGTGGTTGCATCCCGGTTCGTTCGACGCCGCCGCGGTCGTCGACCGGGTGCGCTGGCAGCTGGCCGAGGACGGGCAGGGCATCTTCGGCAGCGGGGTCGCCGGGGTGCACATCGAGCCCGAGGCCGTCGACGACGCCGCGCACCACAGTAAGGGGCTCTTCGGGGCCGGTCCCGACGAACGGGTGCATCACGCGCTGTCCCGCGTGCAGGCCATGCTCGGCCACCGCGGGGTGGTCACGCCGACGATCGGGGGAGGCCGGTGGCTCGCCGAGCGCCAGGTGCTCGTGCCGTGGGGGGACCGGGCGGTGACGGCGAAGGATCGTGCCCGCCCGTGGCCGGGAAGCCTGCCGGATCCGTTGCCGGCGACCGTCTACCCCGAACCGCGGCTCGTCGAGGTCACCGACATCGCGGGGGCCCCGGTCACCGTGGGCGAGCGCGACGTGCTGAGCGCTCCGCCCGCCGTGTTGGTGACGGGGGAGCGACGCAGCCGCATCCGCGAGTGGGCGGGTCCCTGGCCGATCAGCGAGCGTGGATGGGATCCGCTGCGCCGGCGCCGGGCGCATCGGTTCCAGGTGGTCGACGCCGACGGCGGCGCCTGGCTGCTGGTGGTCGAAGAGGGCGAGTGGCGGGCGGAGGGACGCTATGACTGA